The DNA sequence CAGTGGTGCCATCGGCCTGAGGAGCTTCTTGGCCATCGCTCAGCAGGTAGAGCCTGGCCTTGATCAGCTGTTCATAGAGGGCTTTGGCCTGGGTGTGATCGGCAAGTGCCGCCTGCAGGGCGGTTTCGAGCGCATTGCTCGGGGTGAGTGTGACTTCCATTTTCTTAAATCCTTGTTGCCAGCTGGTAGAGACCAGACATCCTGGTGAGTAGGCATAGTAGATCAAGGTGTTAGCTGGGTCTAGGGGGAGTGGGGGCAAACTTAGTTTAGGGAAATAATGTTGTGGGTCTTCAACCCATACCTGGGTATGTGCGGCCTTACGGCCGAGGTAAGTCGTGGAACTCCGTTCCACACCAGGGCAAGAGGGAGATCAACAGCAATCCCCCTCTTGCATCTCCCCCTGCCGCCCCAGACGAAGTTACATGCATTGGTTAGGAGCCTCGTGCTTATGGATAAATCGTTATCGCTTCCGAAGGATGCATCCCTGCACCTGCGGAAGCTAGCCGGGCATCCATGCCCGCCTCACCCGATTTATTCCAACGCCCTTCGGCAACTTCGAGGGGGATTTACTGTAGCCACAACCGGTAATGATAGGAGGTTAGCTTGCCAGTTGAGGGATGTGATTAGAGCAAACTTTGTTTGGATATTAACGTCGTGGGATTCCATCCCACACCCGCGCAAAAGGGGGAGCTTCAGCAATCCCCAAATATATCCCTATATAAAAGCCAGTTCGGCATCCCTGCCTCTCGTTCGTAAGCACAATCATCAAAGATGATTATTCACCTTGCATCTCCCCGTGCCGTCCCAGACGAAGTTAACTGCATTGGTTAGGAGCCTCATACTCCAATGAGAATCGCCTAACGACTCGGATGGGACTCCTGTCCCCCCGAGCCTTAGCCATCGTCCATGATGGCTATACGGCATTTTCATCTACGCATTTCGGCTCTGGCATCCTGCTTCGCTCTACCTTCTGCATCCATGCAGTCGTCGGCAACTTCGATGGGGATTTGTTGTAGCCACAACCAGTATTGTTTCTTCGGTGACATGGTTGTGTCGATTTTGTCGAGGTGGGTAGGGACGGAGGTTTGTCGGGCTATGGTCATAACTGTGGTTTTCGCCACTAAAAAATCTTTCTTATTTTCGATTAAGATAATCGTTTTTATTCGATATATGCTTTTAGTATCTTGCTTCTAATATATTCCTGATGACTAAATAACGCCCTGGAAATTTAGCCTTGCCGCTTGCTGTCTCTTTTTGTGGCTTGGCGAAATCCACTCTGGGCTGACAACAGGCTTCGCCTCGGCGAAGCGCAATTAACCTGAAGGAAGCTAACCATGAAAGGAAAAACAGTAAACAAGCAAACGCTCGCGGCGTTAGTGAGTGCCTTGTTGGTGTTTAACCCTGCCGTCGCCGATGAGCAAGAATCCGCACAGATGACAAAGCCCAAAGGGGCTGCTGCCACTGGTACCGCCAAAGCGTTTCAACCCAAGAGCAAACAGTTTTGGTGGCCCGATCAATTGGATCTTTCCCCGCTGCGGGATCACGACTCCCGCTCCAATCCCTACGGTGAGAGTTTCGACTACGCCAAGGCCTTCAACTCGCTGGATCTCGACCAGGTAAAAGCCGATATCGACCAGCTACTCACCCAATCGCAGGATTGGTGGCCAGCCGACTACGGCAACTATGGTCCTTTCTTCATCCGCATGACCTGGCATAGCGCAGGTACCTATCGCACCCTGGATGGCCGTGGTGGCGCCGGTGGCGGACAGCAGAGATTCGAGCCGTTAAACAGCTGGCCCGATAACGCCAGCCTAGACAAGGCGCGCCGCCTGCTCTGGCCGGTGAAACAGAAATATGGTGAGGCACTCTCCTGGTCAGACTTAATTGTACTCGCGGGCAACGTCGCCCTGGAAAACATGGGATTTAAGACTTTCGGTTTTGCCGGTGGTCGTAACGACGACTGGGAGCCAGACATGGTGTACTGGGGACCGGAGGTCGAGATGCTCGCCAGCGATCGTGAAGACAGAGACGGCAAGCTGCAAAGGCCGTTAGGTGCGACCCACATGGGGCTCATCTATGTTAATCCGGAAGGCCCGAAAGGGGTGCCAGATCCGCTAGGTTCGGCCAAGAATATCCGCACAGCCTTCTCTCGTATGGCGATGAATGATGAGGAAACTCTGGCACTTATCGCCGGCGGTCATACCTTCGGTAAGATGCACGGCGCCCACAAGCCGAAAGATTGTCTGGGGGCAGAACCTGCTGCGGCAGGCATCGAAGCCCAGGGGCTGGGCTGGCACAACAAGTGTGGCAAGGGCCACTCAGAAGACACCATCACCAGTGGCCTGGAAGGGGCCTGGACTCAGGCGCCCACCAAGTGGACCTCGCTCTATCTGAGTAACCTGCTGACTTACGATTGGCAGCAGACCCGCAGTCCTGCAGGTGCGATCCAGTGGATCCCAACCGACGAGTCGGTGCACAAGGCCGTGCCCGATGCTCATGTCAAAGGTAAGTTTCATGCGCCGGTGATGACCACGGCGGACCTTGCGCTCAAGTATGACCCCGAGTATCGAAAGATTGCCGAGCGCTTCCTGGCCGACCCGGAAGAGTATCGTCTGGCCTTTGCCAAGGCCTGGTACAAGTTGACCCACAGAGACATGGGGCCTGCCCGTAACTTCCTCGGTAAAGAGGTGCCTCAGGGCAACTTCATCTGGCAAGATCCAATCGATGATAAGACCCAATCGCGTCTCAGCGCCGGCGATATCAAGCAGCTTAAAAAAGCCATCAGCAAGTCTGGGCTGAGCGTTGCCGAGCGTGTGCGCCTGGCCTGGGCGTCGGCGGCTAGCTATCGTCAATCAGATATGCGTGGCGGCGCCAATGGGGCACGTATCGCCCTGGCTCCGCAGAAGGATTGGACGGTGAACAACCCAGCCGAAACCGCCAAGGTGCTTAAGACGCTGGAGGCGATTCGTGCCGACTTTAATAAGGGCGCCGGCAAGCGTCAGGTTTCCTTGGCCGATCTTATCGTACTCGCGGGGGCGAGCGCCCTAGAGCAGGCCGCCAAGCAGGCGGGTTTCGAGGTCGCCGTGCCTTTCACCCCAGGACGAGGTGATGCCACTCAGGCGCAGACGGACGAAAACTCCTTTAGTCTACTGGAACTGCATGCCGATGGCTTTAGAAACTACTTCGACGTAAACCACAGCTATAAGTCGCCCACCGAGATGCTGGTGGATAAGGCCGACCAGCTGGATCTGACGGTGCCCGAGATGACGGTGTTAGTCGGTGGCCTGCGTGCCCTCGATGCCAACTATCAAGGGGCGAAGCACGGGGTGTTGACCCAGCGTCCCGGCACGCTTAACAATGACTTCTTCGTCAACCTGTTAGACATGTCGACCCTGTGGCAGAAGTCAGATGTCGATGGCATCTATCAGGGACTGGATCGCAGCAGCGGCAAACCTAAATGGACCGCCACCTCGGTG is a window from the Shewanella loihica PV-4 genome containing:
- the katG gene encoding catalase/peroxidase HPI — encoded protein: MKGKTVNKQTLAALVSALLVFNPAVADEQESAQMTKPKGAAATGTAKAFQPKSKQFWWPDQLDLSPLRDHDSRSNPYGESFDYAKAFNSLDLDQVKADIDQLLTQSQDWWPADYGNYGPFFIRMTWHSAGTYRTLDGRGGAGGGQQRFEPLNSWPDNASLDKARRLLWPVKQKYGEALSWSDLIVLAGNVALENMGFKTFGFAGGRNDDWEPDMVYWGPEVEMLASDREDRDGKLQRPLGATHMGLIYVNPEGPKGVPDPLGSAKNIRTAFSRMAMNDEETLALIAGGHTFGKMHGAHKPKDCLGAEPAAAGIEAQGLGWHNKCGKGHSEDTITSGLEGAWTQAPTKWTSLYLSNLLTYDWQQTRSPAGAIQWIPTDESVHKAVPDAHVKGKFHAPVMTTADLALKYDPEYRKIAERFLADPEEYRLAFAKAWYKLTHRDMGPARNFLGKEVPQGNFIWQDPIDDKTQSRLSAGDIKQLKKAISKSGLSVAERVRLAWASAASYRQSDMRGGANGARIALAPQKDWTVNNPAETAKVLKTLEAIRADFNKGAGKRQVSLADLIVLAGASALEQAAKQAGFEVAVPFTPGRGDATQAQTDENSFSLLELHADGFRNYFDVNHSYKSPTEMLVDKADQLDLTVPEMTVLVGGLRALDANYQGAKHGVLTQRPGTLNNDFFVNLLDMSTLWQKSDVDGIYQGLDRSSGKPKWTATSVDLIFGSNSELRAVAEVYAFDTSKQKFVDDFVAAWVKVMNLDR